One region of Oryza glaberrima chromosome 7, OglaRS2, whole genome shotgun sequence genomic DNA includes:
- the LOC127778856 gene encoding peroxidase 1-like, whose product MAAAAAARISSMASQLRLSWLMVMLMLVASNNNAAAAPPAAAAGQLRTGYYRETCPHAEEMVFRETARIIRASPDLAAALLRLHYHDCFVQGCDASVLLDSTPANAAERDSDPNKSLRGFDSVARVKAKLEAACPATVSCADLLALMARDAVVLAKGPYWHVPLGRRDGRSSTAASCGGQLPPLCGNVSRMVDSFAAKGLDVKDLVVLSAAHTLGKAHCPNFADRLYGPGADPPLKLDGAYADRLRKQCKEGAPPYDGNVTAEMDPGSFTRFDSSYFRQVARRRALLRSDACLMDHPFTSAYIRLAATGRYDGHFFQDFAHSMVKMGAIGVLTGDQGEIRLKCNVVNST is encoded by the coding sequence atggccgccgcggcagcagcaAGAATCTCCTCGATGGCGTCGCAGCTGCGGCTGTCATGGCTCATGGTGATGCTCATGCTAGTGGCGTCGAATAataatgctgctgctgctccaccgGCAGCGGCAGCTGGGCAGCTGCGGACGGGGTACTACCGGGAGACGTGCCCGCACGCAGAGGAGATGGTGTTCCGGGAGACGGCGAGGATCATCCGTGCGTcccccgacctcgccgccgcgctgctccgcctccactaccacgactgcttcgtccaGGGCTGCGACGCCTCCGTCCTCCTCGACTCCACCCCCGCCAACGCCGCCGAGAGGGACTCCGACCCCAACAAGTCCCTCCGTGGCTTCGACTCCGTCGCCCGCGTCAAGGCCAAGCTCGaggccgcctgccctgccaccgtctcctgcgccgacctCCTCGCCCTCATGGCCCgcgacgccgtcgtcctcgccaaGGGCCCCTACTGGCACGTCCCGCTCGGCCGCAGGGACGgccgctcctccaccgccgccagctgcGGCGGTCAGCTTCCCCCGCTCTGCGGCAACGTCTCCCGCATGGTGGACTCCTTCGCCGCCAAGGGCCTCGACGTCAAGGACCTCGTCGTGCTCTCCGCCGCCCACACCCTCGGGAAGGCGCACTGCCCAAACTTCGCCGACCGCCTCTACGGCCCCGGCGCCGACCCGCCGCTCAAGCTCGACGGCGCGTACGCCGACAGGCTGCGGAAGCAGTGCAAGGAGGGCGCCCCGCCGTACGACGGGAACGTGACGGCGGAGATGGACCCCGGGAGCTTCACGAGGTTCGACAGCAGCTACTTCCGGCAGGTGGCGAGGAGGCGGGCGCTGCTCCGGTCGGACGCCTGCCTCATGGACCACCCCTTCACCAGCGCCTAcatccgcctcgccgccaccggcagGTACGACGGCCACTTCTTCCAGGATTTCGCTCACTCCATGGTGAAGATGGGCGCCATCGGcgtgctcaccggcgaccagGGCGAGATCCGCCTCAAGTGCAACGTCGTCAACTCAACCTAG